AGGCGAGCTTTCTGCCAGTGTTGGCGAGTCGCCGTTCTGCCCCCATTGCGGTTCGCCGCAGATCTATCTGCAGGACTATGAGGAGCAGAACAGCGGTGAAGGCGATACGACGGGTGCCACGCCGCCTCCCAGGCCGCAGCAGGTGGAGTGGAAGACGGCGATTCGTTGTGCGTTGCTGGTGGCGGGTGTGGCGGCTGTGCTGAGCCTGGTGTCGGCGAAGGTGCAGCTGGTGTCGCCGTTGACGTGGCTGTGGACGATCAGCGGGTCGATGATTACGCTGGCGCTGTATCAAAAGAGGAAGCCGCTGGCGTGGATGGATGCCGGCATTGGGGCGCGGATTGGTGTGGTGGTGGGGCTGGCGCTGGTGTCGTGTCTTGCGGTTGCGATGGCGGGTGCGGGGTTGGTGGCGAGGTTT
This Tunturibacter gelidoferens DNA region includes the following protein-coding sequences:
- a CDS encoding zinc ribbon domain-containing protein, with product MHEYCHRCGGELSASVGESPFCPHCGSPQIYLQDYEEQNSGEGDTTGATPPPRPQQVEWKTAIRCALLVAGVAAVLSLVSAKVQLVSPLTWLWTISGSMITLALYQKRKPLAWMDAGIGARIGVVVGLALVSCLAVAMAGAGLVARFGLHSMASFDADLTQALHAQIEKAAATTPEPPDVLRFLYSPEVRAGIMLAGFAMVSGVLLVLSTVGGALGGFMRMRRKVSA